The following coding sequences are from one Sander lucioperca isolate FBNREF2018 chromosome 2, SLUC_FBN_1.2, whole genome shotgun sequence window:
- the LOC116053855 gene encoding zinc finger and SCAN domain-containing protein 2-like isoform X1 — MSSVQYLREFVNERLTAAAEEIFGVFEKTIVEYEEEIDRQRRLLDVVWKPEIKLLRIELPQQHVSKEEEEEEVPAEQQLSIQEMNSSLDREEPEPPQIKEEQEELCTSQEEEQLELKQETDAFMLTPTYEESEHSEPEPNTDHQILSHTSHEAESQDQKVGNHGDSRNPEPEQQKSNLLEIYCNTHTGKKYFKCETCGKDFKYRSLLQRHLRVHTGEKPYSCKTCGKDFKLSSALTVHMRMHTGEKPYFCKTCGIRFSAMPALRRHMTIHTGEKRYTCETCGKDFRLSSVLKVHMRTHTGEKPHLCKTCEKGFCDLSTLIKHRRIHTGEKPYTCNTCGKDFRRNNELVVHIRTHTGEKPYLCKTCGKRFCDIKALKRHMGIHTGEKPYTCKTCGKDFRRNDELIVHVRIHTGEKPYVCKTCGRAFRQRGDLTVHMRTHTGETPYTCKTCGKGYRCKSGLLVHMRRAHTGEKPYLC; from the exons ATGTCTTCAGTTCAGTATTTGAGAGAGTTTGTCAACGAGCgactaactgctgctgctgaagaaaTATTCGGAGTTTTTGAGAAAACTATCGTCGAGTACGAGGAAGAGATCGACCGTCAGCGCAGACTGTTGGATGTCGTTTGGAAACCTGAAATAAAGTTACTCCGGATAG AGCTCCCACAGCAACATGTCtctaaggaggaggaggaggaggaggttccCGCTGAGCAGCAGCTCTCTATTCAGGAGATGAACTCCAGTCTGGACCGAGAGGAGCCAGAGCCTCCAcagattaaagaggaacaggaggaactctgCACCAGTCAGGAGGAAGAGCAGCTTGAACTGAAGCAGGAGACTGATGCCTTTATGTTGACTCCTACTTATGAGGAAAGTGAGCACAGTGAACCAGAACCAAACACTGACCACCAGATCCTCTCTCACACCTCTCATGAAGCTGAGAGCCAAGATCAGAAAGTAGGCAACCATGGAGACTCTAGAAATCCAGAGCCAGAACAACAGAAAAGCAACTTGTTAGAAATTTACTGTAATACTCACACAGGCAAAAAGTATTTCAAATGTGAAACATGTGGAAAAGATTTTAAATATAGGTCACTATTGCAGAGACACCTGAGAgtccacacaggtgagaagccatATTCTTGCAAAACGTGTGGGAAAGATTTCAAACTTAGCAGTGCCTTGACAGTCCACATGAGAATGCACACAGGTGAAAAGCCATACTTTTGCAAGACCTGCGGGATACGATTCTCTGCCATGCCCGCATTGAGAAGGCACATGACaatccacacaggtgagaagcgaTATACGTGTGAAACATGTGGAAAAGATTTTCGACTTAGCAGTGTCTTGAAAGTCCACATGAGaacccacacaggtgagaagccgcACCTTTGCAAGACCTGCGAGAAAGGATTCTGTGACCTTTCAACATTGATAAAGCATAggagaatccacacaggtgagaagccgtATACCTGTAATACATGTGGGAAAGATTTCAGACGTAACAATGAATTGGTGGTCCACATCAGAACCCACACAGGGGAGAAGCCGTACCTTTGCAAGACCTGCGGGAAAAGATTCTGTGACATTAAAGCATTGAAAAGGCATATGGGaatccacacaggtgagaagccttATACCTGCAAAACATGTGGCAAAGATTTCAGACGTAACGATGAATTGATAGTCCAcgtgagaatccacacaggtgagaagccgtATGTTTGTAAAACATGTGGTAGAGCTTTTAGACAGAGAGGTGATTTGACAGTCCACATGAGAACCCACACAGGTGAGACGCCTTATACTTGTAAAACATGTGGAAAAGGTTACAGATGCAAAAGTGGCTTGTTGGTCCACATGAGAAGAGCCCACACTGGTGAGAAGCCGTATCTTTGCTAA
- the LOC116053852 gene encoding uncharacterized protein LOC116053852, which yields MSSVDYLREFVNERLTAAAEEIFGVFKKTIVEYEEEIGRQRRLLDVVRKPEIKLQIIELPQQHVSKEEEEEEVPAEQQLCIQEINSRLDREEPEPPQIKEEQEERCTSQEENSLIDSNSGAVASLVFSLNSWSSLSIPSPSTQSTPEMSVTALPNRPWYTNFRVDWDRMPTGIKTAALSLTRPSPTDRREMVKAVVDQMREHELNPSRAVCHNIVRNIIREYPRSFADVDRNGEFVGDGCSSLLSQIKTRVEYKNRNNPLSRRRRKRRSNSEGRTLSRGPVDQYGCVRWEPSDLPSGETEVTLEDVRRQMVTMHSEEGMAGAERAVKLLEKTYTIQRRYLNRTPPPAIWDVKKQWPFLFAQRGMFSHFLHLTDISIVAKLTEAMERKGDTILKLCHKLNKNPGVEEVLANYEPNTAEDKAVCIILLLLAYFKEARDAIILQADPFSTAADIQRTLTLPSTPRLIVSGEVMKPRAWMLSIEGQVVMGPHAKFINGIAAVFASYYNFNLQYPEEAACTLEFIQRCFLGINPENGSKAEKARGGINPHVCTLLRKLMDLEWMSM from the exons ATGTCATCGGTTGACTATTTGAGAGAGTTTGTCAACGAGCGACTAACTGCTGCCGCTGAAGAAATATTCGGagtatttaaaaaaacgatCGTCGAGTACGAGGAAGAGATCGGTCGTCAGCGCAGACTGCTGGATGTCGTTCGGAAACCTGAAATAAAGTTACAGATAATAG AGCTCCCACAGCAACATGTCtctaaggaggaggaggaggaggaggttccCGCTGAGCAGCAGCTCTGTATTCAGGAGATAAACTCCAGGCTGGACCGAGAGGAGCCAGAGCCTCCAcagattaaagaggaacaggaggaacgcTGCACCAGTCAGGAGG aaaacagcttaattgactCAAATTCAGGAGCTGTTGCCTCCCTTGTCTTCTCGCTGAACTCCTGGAGCAGCCTGAGCATCCCATCCCCGAGTACTCAAAGCACCCCAGAAATGTCTGTAACCGCTCTCCCCAACAGACCATGGTATACCAACTTCAGAGTCGACTGGGATAGGATGCCAACAGGGATCAAAACAGCAGCACTCAGTCTCACGAGACCATCGCCGACTGACAGAAGAGAGATGGTGAAGGCTGTGGTGGATCAGATGCGTGAGCATGAGCTTAATCCATCAAGAGCTGTTTGCCACAACATCGTTCGGAATATCATTAGAGAGTATCCAAGAAGTTTTGCTGATGTTGATCGAAATGGAGAGTTTGTGGGAGATGGCTGTAGCTCACTCCTCTCGCAAATAAAAACAAGAGTGGAGTATAAGAACCGCAACAACCCACTTTCACGGCGCAGACGAAAGAGAAGGTCCAACTCTGAAGGAAGAACCCTGTCAAGAGGCCCAGTGGACCAGTACGGCTGTGTCAGGTGGGAACCTTCAGACCTCCCGTCAGGGGAAACGGAGGTGACACTTGAGGATGTAAGGAGGCAAATGGTAACCATGCATTCAGAGGAGGGAATGGCCGGGGCAGAAAGAGCAGTGAAGTTGCTTGAAAAAACGTACACAATACAACGGCGATACCTGAACAGGACACCTCCGCCTGCCATATGggatgtaaaaaaacaatggccTTTTCTGTTTGCTCAGAGAGGCATGTTCTCCCACTTCCTTCACCTGACCGACATCTCCATCGTTGCCAAGCTAACAGAGGCTATGGAGCGAAAAGGCGATACAATCCTAAAGCTCTGCCATAAACTCAACAAGAACCCAGGGGTTGAAGAGGTCCTTGCCAACTATGAACCTAACACGGCCGAAGACAAGGCTGTGTGCATAATACTTCTCCTGCTGGCTTACTTTAAAGAAGCAAGGGATGCGATTATCCTTCAGGCCGAC CCGTTTTCCACAGCTGCCGATATCCAGAGGACCCTCACCTTACCCAGCACCCCTCGCTTGATCGTATCAG GGGAGGTAATGAAGCCGAGAGCCTGGATGCTTTCAATTGAAGGACAAGTGGTAATGGGACCCCATGCTAAGTTTATCAATGGGATTGCTGCTGTCTTCGCAAGTTACTACAACTTCAACTTACAGTATCCTGAGGAGGCTGCATGCACCCTAGAGTTTATCCAAAG atgttttttGGGCATAAATCCGGAGAATGGCTCCAAGGCTGAGAAGGCGCGTGGAGGTATCAATCCACACGTGtgcaccctcctgaggaaattAATGGACCTTGAGTGGATGTCCatgtag
- the LOC116053856 gene encoding neurofilament medium polypeptide-like, with product MSAVESLRTSINDRLNAAVEEILGVCEQTIVVYEEKLDRQRRLLDILLKPRMKLQRTELPQQHASKEKEEDEVLADQQICNQERNSSLRQESPQIKEEQEEVCTSQEGKQLVVKQEGDQILKQESTAEEYPVDKIRIEWVRSDSDRPKSGISEPKSNRQLLPDTFHVAGNQNPRRENHVNETPMTNTAPKPKKKCNAENTLISNIELKPKKSGNTSPNTKPEPKKKSGKIL from the exons ATGTCTGCAGTTGAGAGTTTGAGAACGTCAATAAATGATCGACTAAATGCTGCTGTGGAGGAAATATTAGGAGTTTGTGAGCAGACTATAGTTGTGTACGAGGAGAAGCTTGACCGTCAACGCAGACTGCTGGATATCCTTCTGAAGCCTCGGATGAAGCTACAGAGGACAG AGCTCCCACAGCAACATGCCTctaaggagaaggaggaggatgaAGTCCTCGCTGACCAGCAGATCTGTAATCAGGAGAGGAACTCCAGTCTGCGCCAAGAGTCTCCACAGAtcaaagaggaacaggaggaagtCTGCACCAGTCAGGAAGGAAAGCAGCTGGTAGTGAAGCAGGAGGGAGATCAGATTCTGAAGCAGGAGAGCACAGCAGAGGAATATCCTGTTGACAAAATCCGTATTGAATGGGTAAGATCAGATTCTGACAGGCCAAAGTCTGGAATATCAGAACCAAAGAGTAACCGTCAGCTCCTCCCTGACACCTTCCATGTAGCTGGTAACCAAAATCCCAGGAGAGAAAACCATGTAAATGAAACACCAATGACAAATACTGCGCCaaaaccaaaaaagaaatgtaatgcaGAGAACACATTAATTTCAAATATTGAGCTAAAACCAAAGAAATCTGGCAACACATCTCCAAATACTAAGCCTGAACCGAAGAAGAAGTCTGGGAAGATTCTGTAA
- the LOC116053855 gene encoding zinc finger protein OZF-like isoform X2, which yields MSSVQYLREFVNERLTAAAEEIFGVFEKTIVEYEEEIDRQRRLLDVVWKPEIKLLRIELPQQHVSKEEEEEEVPAEQQLSIQEMNSSLDREEPEPPQIKEEQEELCTSQEEEQLELKQETDAFMLTPTYEESEHSEPEPNTDHQILSHTSHEAESQDQKVGNHGDSRNPEPEQQKSNLLEIYCNTHTGKKYFKCETCGKDFKYRSLLQRHLRVHTGEKPYSCKTCGKDFKLSSALTVHMRMHTGEKPYTCNTCGKDFRRNNELVVHIRTHTGEKPYLCKTCGKRFCDIKALKRHMGIHTGEKPYTCKTCGKDFRRNDELIVHVRIHTGEKPYVCKTCGRAFRQRGDLTVHMRTHTGETPYTCKTCGKGYRCKSGLLVHMRRAHTGEKPYLC from the exons ATGTCTTCAGTTCAGTATTTGAGAGAGTTTGTCAACGAGCgactaactgctgctgctgaagaaaTATTCGGAGTTTTTGAGAAAACTATCGTCGAGTACGAGGAAGAGATCGACCGTCAGCGCAGACTGTTGGATGTCGTTTGGAAACCTGAAATAAAGTTACTCCGGATAG AGCTCCCACAGCAACATGTCtctaaggaggaggaggaggaggaggttccCGCTGAGCAGCAGCTCTCTATTCAGGAGATGAACTCCAGTCTGGACCGAGAGGAGCCAGAGCCTCCAcagattaaagaggaacaggaggaactctgCACCAGTCAGGAGGAAGAGCAGCTTGAACTGAAGCAGGAGACTGATGCCTTTATGTTGACTCCTACTTATGAGGAAAGTGAGCACAGTGAACCAGAACCAAACACTGACCACCAGATCCTCTCTCACACCTCTCATGAAGCTGAGAGCCAAGATCAGAAAGTAGGCAACCATGGAGACTCTAGAAATCCAGAGCCAGAACAACAGAAAAGCAACTTGTTAGAAATTTACTGTAATACTCACACAGGCAAAAAGTATTTCAAATGTGAAACATGTGGAAAAGATTTTAAATATAGGTCACTATTGCAGAGACACCTGAGAgtccacacaggtgagaagccatATTCTTGCAAAACGTGTGGGAAAGATTTCAAACTTAGCAGTGCCTTGACAGTCCACATGAGAATGCACACAG gtgagaagccgtATACCTGTAATACATGTGGGAAAGATTTCAGACGTAACAATGAATTGGTGGTCCACATCAGAACCCACACAGGGGAGAAGCCGTACCTTTGCAAGACCTGCGGGAAAAGATTCTGTGACATTAAAGCATTGAAAAGGCATATGGGaatccacacaggtgagaagccttATACCTGCAAAACATGTGGCAAAGATTTCAGACGTAACGATGAATTGATAGTCCAcgtgagaatccacacaggtgagaagccgtATGTTTGTAAAACATGTGGTAGAGCTTTTAGACAGAGAGGTGATTTGACAGTCCACATGAGAACCCACACAGGTGAGACGCCTTATACTTGTAAAACATGTGGAAAAGGTTACAGATGCAAAAGTGGCTTGTTGGTCCACATGAGAAGAGCCCACACTGGTGAGAAGCCGTATCTTTGCTAA
- the LOC116053853 gene encoding zinc finger protein 664-like, translated as MSLVKYLREFVNERLTAAAEEIFGVFEKTIVEYEEEIDRQRRLLDIVWKPEIKLHRIELPQQHVSKEEEEEEVPAEQQLCIQEMNSSLDREEPEPPQIKEEQEELCTSQEEEQLEMKQETDAFMLTPTYEESEHSEPEPNTDHQFLSHNFQVAESQDQKEGKHGDSGSTTNAEPAPKKRRHKCRSYSNNVNSPNVLKIQRNTQTGKTFFHCDICEKAFKCKSNLHIHLRTHTGEKPYSCNICGKRFNQTSTLNTHIRVHTGEKPYTCTTCGKAFRICGHLLVHMRTHTGEKPYSCSTCGKRFVGVSGLKSHMRIHTGEKPYSCKTCGKNFRQSNDLLIHMRIHTGEKPYLCKTCGKRFVAGSGLKSHMRIHTGEKRYSCKTCGKGFGRNSGLLVHIRRAHTGEKPYLCKICGNRYFDVCQLARHSRSHTGK; from the exons ATGTCTTTAGTTAAGTATCTGAGAGAGTTTGTCAACGAGCGACTAACTGCTGCCGCTGAAGAAATATTCGGAGTATTTGAGAAAACTATCGTTGAGTATGAGGAAGAGATCGACCGTCAGCGCAGACTGCTGGACATCGTTTGGAAACCTGAAATAAAGTTACACAGGATAG AGCTCCCACAGCAACATGTCTctaaggaggaagaggaggaggaggttccCGCTGAGCAGCAGCTCTGTATTCAGGAGATGAACTCCAGTCTGGACCGAGAGGAGCCAGAGCCTCCAcagattaaagaggaacaggaggaactctgCACCAGTCAGGAGGAAGAGCAGCTCGAAATGAAGCAGGAGACTGATGCCTTTATGTTGACTCCTACTTATGAGGAAAGTGAGCACAGTGAACCAGAACCAAACACTGACCACCAGTTCCTCTCTCACAACTTTCAAGTAGCTGAGAGCCAAGATCAGAAAGAAGGCAAGCATGGAGACTCGGGGTCGACAACAAATGCAGAGCCAGCACCAAAGAAAAGACGCCACAAATGCAGAAGTTACAGTAACAATGTAAACAGCCCTAACGTGTTAAAGATTCAACGTAATACTCAAAcaggaaaaacgtttttccatTGTGACATTTGTGAGAAAGCTTTCAAGTGTAAGTCCAATTTGCATATACACCTGAGaacccacacaggtgagaagccatATTCTTGTAACATCTGTGGGAAAAGATTTAATCAGACATCAACATTGAACACTCACATAAGAGTCCATACAGGTGAAAAGCCGTATACATGCACAACATGTGGAAAAGCTTTTAGAATTTGTGGTCACTTGTTAGTGCACATGAGaacccacacaggtgagaagccttATTCTTGCAGCACCTGTGGGAAAAGATTTGTTGGGGTGTCAGGACTGAAAAgccacatgagaatccacacaggtgagaagccatATTCTTGCAAAACGTGTGGGAAAAATTTCAGACAAAGTAATGACTTGTTGAttcacatgagaatccacacaggcgAGAAGCCATACCTTTGCAAGACCTGCGGGAAAAGATTTGTTGCGGGGTCAGGACTGAAAAgccacatgagaatccacacaggtgagaaaCGATATTCTTGCAAAACATGTGGAAAAGGTTTCGGACGTAACAGTGGCTTGTTAGTGCACATTCGAAGAGCCCACACTGGTGAGAAGCCGTACCTTTGCAAGATCTGCGGAAACAGATACTTTGATGTGTGTCAGTTGGCAAGACACAGCAGATCGCATACAGGCAAGTAG
- the LOC116053854 gene encoding zinc finger protein OZF-like, whose amino-acid sequence MSSVEYLREFVIERLTAAAEEIFGVFEKTIVEYEEEIDRQRRLLDVVWKPEIKLQRIELPQQHVSKEEEEEEEVPAEQQLCIQEMNSSLDREEPEPPQIKEEQEELCTSQEEEQLELKQETDAFMLTPTYEESEHSEPEPNTDHQLLSHTSHVAESQDHKGGEHGDSGSTISAEHSNSVNTCNLSTIHCNTHTSTRAFKCDTCGKAFKYKSDFQRHRMIHTDKKPYSCNTCGKTFIRASSLNAHVRIHTGEKPYSCNVCGKRFSQTSTLNTHKRIHTGEKAYSCNTCGKRFGHISILNTHKRIHTGEKPYPCNTCGKRFSRTSTLNTHLIVHTGEKPYSCNTCGKRFSRTKLLNSHLRVHTGEKPYSCKMCGERFSWTSQLKRHIVTHTGEKP is encoded by the exons ATGTCTTCAGTTGAGTATTTGAGAGAGTTTGTCATCGAGCgactaactgctgctgctgaagaaaTATTCGGAGTTTTCGAAAAAACTATCGTTGAGTACGAGGAAGAGATCGACCGTCAGCGCAGACTGTTGGATGTCGTTTGGAAACCTGAAATAAAGTTACAGAGGATAG AGCTCCCACAGCAACATGTCtctaaggaggaggaggaggaggaggaggttccCGCTGAGCAGCAGCTCTGTATTCAGGAGATGAACTCCAGTCTGGACCGAGAGGAGCCAGAGCCTCCAcagattaaagaggaacaggaggaactctgCACCAGTCAGGAGGAAGAGCAGCTTGAACTGAAGCAGGAGACTGATGCCTTTATGTTGACTCCTACTTATGAGGAAAGTGAGCACAGTGAACCAGAACCAAACACTGACCACCAGCTCCTCTCTCACACCTCTCATGTAGCTGAGAGCCAAGATCACAAAGGGGGTGAGCATGGAGACTCTGGATCAACTATAAGTGCAGAACACAGTAACAGTGTAAACACCTGTAACTTGTCAACGATTCACTGTAACACTCACACAAGTACAAGGGCTTTCAAATGTGACACATGTGGGAAAGCTTTTAAATATAAGTCCGATTTTCAAAGACACCGGATGATACACACAGATAAGAAGCCCTATTCATGCAACACCTGTGGGAAAACATTTATCCGGGCATCATCCTTGAATGCTCATGTGCGAATTCATACAGGTGAGAAGCCATATTCTTGCAATGTGTGTGGCAAAAGATTTAGTCAGACATCAACATTGAACACTCATAAAAGAATCCATACTGGTGAGAAGGCATATTCATGCAACACGTGTGGGAAAAGATTCGGTCACATATCAATATTGAATACTCATAAAAGAATCCATACAGGTGAGAAGCCCTATCCGTGCAACACCTGTGGGAAAAGATTCAGTCGGACATCAACATTGAACACTCACTTAATAGTCCATACAGGTGAGAAGCCATATTCATGCAACACGTGTGGGAAAAGATTCAGTCGGACGAAACTATTGAACTCTCATTTAAGAGTCCATACCGGTGAGAAACCATATTCTTGCAAAATGTGCGGGGAAAGATTCAGTTGGACATCACAGTTGAAGAGACATATAGTAACCCATACGGGTGAGAAGCCATAA
- the LOC118492917 gene encoding putative zinc finger protein 286B: protein ARAKPKTKPYKCDDCSKPFSYLKNLKVHMRIHTGERPFECSYCEKTFIQNSILKRHTKTHTGEKPFKCNSCGKKFAQVTAVTRHMRTHTGEKPFVCKICGKKFSCGANSMKHMRIHTGEKPYNCSECGKEFADSSAFKNHLRVHIGEKPYKCSWCKNAFTHRATLKKHIRIHTGERPFKCSICGEGFINSSKRANHMSVHTVVSLSSSS, encoded by the coding sequence GCCCGAGCCAAACCAAAAACCAAACCTTACAAGTGCGATGACTGCAGTAAACCCTTTTCTTACTTGAAAAACCTGAAAGttcacatgagaatccacactgGTGAAAGGCCTTTTGAATGCAGCTACTGTGAAAAGACCTTCATTCAGAATTCTATCTTGAAACGACACACGAAAACTCACACTGGAGAAAAGCCCTTCAAATGCAACTCATGTGGGAAAAAGTTCGCCCAGGTGACTGCTGTAACtagacacatgagaactcacacaggtgagaagccatTTGTTTGCAAAATCTGTGGAAAGAAATTCAGCTGTGGGGCTAATAGTATGAAGCACATGAGGAttcacacaggtgagaagccttACAACTGCAGCGAATGCGGGAAGGAGTTTGCAGATTCCTCGGCGTTCAAAAATCACCTTCGAGTGCATATAGGAGAGAAGCCTTACAAATGCTCTTGGTGTAAGAACGCATTCACACACAGAGCGACTTTAAAAAAGCACATTAGGATCCATACAGGCGAAAGACCATTCAAATGCAGCATCTGTGGAGAAGGATTCATAAACAGCTCAAAACGGGCAAATCACATGAGTGTTCATACAGTAGTCTCACTGAGCAGCAGTTCTTAA
- the LOC116053851 gene encoding zinc finger protein 391-like, which translates to MTLNEDTELIPNEECDDDDDDDPTSKENFEPAPNKRSKDGRPTSPGSVEPSPSKKSNNEKTTSAKRTDPTANRKPDDGKATSTSSIKPAPNKRSKDGKPTSPGSVEATPSKKSNNEKTLAKNIEPKPKKKCNDKTTTSTRGTELTPNEQCNDEDPTPKGNNEPRPNKESKDGRPTSPGIEPSPSKKSNKTTSAKSTDPTPNKKCNDKTTASARGTELTPNKKPNNGKTMSTRSMESSPRKRQNGESTTSATSAETTPNKKPNEGSTTSNGSTDQTSKKRHKNEKTTSTRSTERTQSEKSNNESTASSGGTDPPPIKKHRKTSGGTENDDNPFKCDRCGKVTTNFKNYKFHMKSHTVEKKYKCDTCGLMFRESWDLNKHMIVHSAEKPFKCKVCGNGFNRRYNLDLHLRVHSGEKPYKCNTCDKSFSALVNMKKHMRIHTGEKPYSCSDCGKEFADSSSFKNHQRVHTGEKPFKCSFCKRRFATRTTLRRHTRTHTGEKPYTCDVCHKAFSYRTDLKGHMRTHTGEKPYKCSTCEEKFSTWTKLNKHKNVHTSDAQSSTA; encoded by the coding sequence ATGACCTTAAATGAAGATACTGAGCTAATACCAAATGAGgaatgtgatgatgatgatgatgatgacccAACATCAAAGGAAAACTTTGAACCAGCACCAAATAAGAGAAGCAAAGATGGAAGACCAACCTCACCTGGAAGTGTTGAGCCATCACCAAGTAAGAAATCTAACAATGAGAAGACAACATCAGCTAAAAGAACTGAtccaacagcaaataggaaaccCGATGATGGGAAAGCAACATCGACTTCAAGTATTAAACCAGCACCAAATAAGAGAAGCAAAGATGGGAAACCAACCTCACCTGGAAGTGTTGAGGCAACACCCAGTAAGAAAAGTAACAATGAGAAGACATTAGCTAAAAATATTGaaccaaaaccaaaaaagaaatgtaacgATAAGACCACAACATCAACTAGAGGCACAGAGCTAACACCAAATGAACAATGTAATGATGAGGACCCAACACCAAAGGGAAATAATGAGCCAAGACCAAATAAGGAAAGCAAAGATGGGAGACCAACCTCACCTGGTATTGAGCCATCACCAAGTAAGAAATCTAACAAGACAACAtcagctaaaagtactgatccAACACCAAATAAGAAATGTAATGACAAGACCACAGCGTCAGCCAGAGGCACAGAGTTAACACCAAATAAGAAACCTAACAATGGAAAAACAATGTCTACAAGAAGCATGGAGTCCTCACCACGTAAGAGACAGAACGGTGAGAGCACAACATCGGCTACAAGTGCTGAAACTACACCAAATAAGAAACCTAACGAGGGTAGCACAACATCAAATGGAAGTACTGACCAAACATCCAAAAAAAGACACAAGAATGAGAAGACAACATCAACCAGAAGCACAGAGCGAACACAAAGTGAGAAAAGTAACAATGAGAGCACAGCATCAAGTGGAGGTACTGACCCACCACCAATTAAGAAACATAGGAAGACATCAGGCGGTACCGAGAATGACGATAACCCTTTCAAGTGTGACAGGTGCGGTAAAGTGACGACCAATTTCAAAAACTACAAATTTCATATGAAATCCCACACTGttgaaaagaaatacaaatgtgACACTTGCGGGTTAATGTTCAGGGAGAGTTGGGATTTGAATAAACATATGATAGTTCACTCTGCTGAGAAGCCTTTCAAATGCAAGGTTTGCGGAAATGGATTTAACCGGCGTTATAATCTCGACCTGCATCTTCGGGTTCACTCTGGGGAAAAGCCGTACAAATGCAACACCTGTGACAAAAGCTTCAGCGCGTTAGTGAATATGAAGAAGCACATGAGAAttcacacaggtgagaagccttACAGCTGTAGCGACTGCGGAAAAGAGTTTGCAGATTCGTCGTCTTTCAAAAATCATCAGCGGGTGCACACGGGGGAAAAGCCCTTCAAGTGTTCCTTTTGCAAGAGAAGATTTGCTACCAGGACGACTTTGAGAAGGCACACCAGAACACACACAGGCGAAAAGCCATACACGTGCGATGTGTGTCACAAGGCGTTTAGTTATAGAACAGACCTGAAAGGACACATGAGGACACATACTGGGGAGAAGCCTTACAAATGCAGTACTTGTGAAGAAAAGTTCTCCACTTGGACAAAACTCAACAAACACAAGAATGTACACACAAGTGATGCACAAAGCTCCACTGCTTAA